In a single window of the Acetomicrobium sp. S15 = DSM 107314 genome:
- a CDS encoding YifB family Mg chelatase-like AAA ATPase, producing MSKALGITLRGIEAVAVEVEVEVTGGLFAISIVGLPDAAVREAKERVRAALRSIGISLRGRIAVNLAPADLPKEGALLDLPIAIEMAKQVGSVPVSGRPAVFVGELALDGRLRRAKGAVPAALLARKLSLPLYIPRENAHEVSLVKGVEAYAISHIAELIEALRGEAALRPIEHRMPALQEIEVDVDLADIKGQAGAKRAMEIAAAGHHNLLMVGPPGSGKTMLARALKGILPPLSDEELLEVLLIYSARGLSFDGGRARPFRSVHHTASTVAVCGGGNALQPGEISLAHRGVLFLDEFTEFRRDLIEAMRQPLEDGKIVVSRSSGSVTYPAQVLLALACNPCPCGNFGDPEFPCRCSPGELERYQRKLSGPILDRIDMQISVPRLSPDELMAVEPSAEDSASVRKRVERAREIQIERWKAWDIRSNAEVPEALLRKEAHIKKEARAFLRSAMGRSRLSGRGFTRILRVARSVADLAGEECVGASHVAEALAYREGVNIYGRPS from the coding sequence TTGAGCAAAGCCTTAGGGATAACGCTTCGGGGCATTGAGGCTGTAGCCGTGGAGGTCGAAGTCGAAGTCACTGGCGGGCTATTTGCCATCTCTATTGTGGGTCTGCCAGACGCGGCAGTCAGGGAGGCAAAAGAGCGGGTTCGGGCTGCCCTGCGCTCTATCGGCATATCGCTAAGGGGGAGGATAGCGGTGAACCTCGCTCCTGCCGACCTTCCCAAGGAGGGGGCCCTGTTGGATCTGCCCATCGCAATCGAGATGGCCAAGCAGGTTGGATCCGTCCCTGTTTCCGGTCGACCTGCCGTTTTCGTCGGAGAGCTTGCCCTTGACGGACGCCTGCGTAGGGCAAAAGGTGCCGTGCCGGCTGCTCTGTTGGCGCGCAAACTTTCGCTTCCGCTCTACATCCCTCGGGAGAACGCCCACGAGGTCTCCCTGGTCAAGGGGGTCGAAGCCTATGCAATCTCCCACATAGCGGAGTTGATCGAAGCTTTGAGAGGAGAGGCGGCGCTGCGGCCGATCGAACACCGCATGCCGGCGCTGCAGGAGATCGAGGTGGATGTGGACTTAGCCGATATAAAAGGGCAAGCCGGAGCCAAGAGGGCCATGGAGATCGCCGCTGCAGGACATCACAACCTGCTCATGGTCGGTCCTCCCGGCTCGGGGAAGACCATGCTGGCCCGCGCCCTGAAGGGCATCCTTCCGCCCCTCTCCGATGAAGAGCTGCTCGAGGTACTCCTGATATACAGCGCAAGGGGACTTTCCTTCGACGGAGGCAGGGCCCGTCCCTTTCGATCCGTCCACCACACAGCCAGCACCGTAGCCGTGTGCGGAGGAGGGAATGCCCTGCAGCCAGGCGAGATCAGTTTGGCCCACAGAGGCGTTCTCTTTTTGGACGAATTTACGGAGTTCAGACGCGATCTCATAGAAGCCATGCGCCAACCCCTCGAAGACGGAAAGATCGTGGTGAGCCGCTCTTCCGGGAGCGTCACATATCCGGCTCAGGTGCTACTGGCCCTGGCTTGCAACCCATGCCCCTGTGGCAACTTCGGAGACCCCGAGTTCCCTTGTCGATGTTCACCGGGCGAACTCGAGCGATACCAAAGGAAGCTTTCTGGCCCAATATTAGATCGCATAGATATGCAGATCAGCGTCCCTCGGCTCTCGCCCGATGAGCTGATGGCCGTTGAGCCGTCGGCAGAGGACAGCGCTTCTGTGAGGAAGCGCGTCGAAAGGGCGCGTGAGATACAAATAGAGAGATGGAAGGCGTGGGACATACGATCCAATGCCGAGGTGCCGGAAGCGCTCCTCCGCAAAGAGGCGCACATAAAAAAAGAGGCGAGGGCTTTTCTGAGGTCGGCGATGGGGCGCTCTCGCCTCTCGGGCAGGGGTTTTACGAGGATCTTGAGGGTAGCGAGGAGCGTGGCGGATCTGGCGGGGGAAGAATGTGTAGGCGCATCCCACGTCGCTGAGGCCCTCGCCTACAGAGAGGGAGTCAACATATATGGACGCCCGTCTTAA
- a CDS encoding EscU/YscU/HrcU family type III secretion system export apparatus switch protein, with protein MAEDELPKKAAALRYEAKKDEAPRVVASGQGVMAKQIIEIAKESGVPIVEDPALASALLFVELGEEIPVELYEAVARVLAFLYRLDREGKKSNG; from the coding sequence ATGGCAGAAGACGAGTTGCCCAAGAAGGCTGCAGCGTTGCGCTATGAGGCTAAAAAAGACGAAGCACCGCGCGTGGTCGCTTCGGGGCAAGGCGTAATGGCGAAACAGATAATCGAGATAGCGAAGGAAAGCGGCGTCCCGATCGTCGAGGACCCTGCGCTCGCCTCCGCTCTTCTGTTTGTAGAGCTGGGGGAAGAAATTCCGGTTGAGCTCTACGAGGCTGTGGCTCGCGTGCTCGCCTTCCTTTACAGGTTAGATAGAGAGGGGAAAAAGAGCAATGGATAG
- a CDS encoding YraN family protein has translation MDSRELGQWGEDLVKSALERMGWRILDRNVRIGGGELDIVALDGDELVMVEVRVRRVGKLLPPVLSVGPRKLKSLVRAGSTYASLLGWGKPWRIDVFGVTVDMNDRWDIEHVKDVTAGRV, from the coding sequence ATGGATAGCCGCGAACTCGGCCAGTGGGGAGAGGATCTTGTAAAAAGCGCGCTCGAGCGCATGGGGTGGCGCATTTTGGACCGCAACGTAAGGATCGGAGGCGGAGAGTTGGATATCGTGGCCCTGGACGGCGATGAGCTCGTCATGGTTGAAGTGAGGGTGCGCCGCGTCGGAAAGCTTTTGCCTCCTGTGCTTTCGGTGGGGCCGCGAAAGCTCAAAAGCTTGGTGCGAGCCGGTTCGACCTATGCATCCCTTTTGGGGTGGGGAAAGCCGTGGCGCATCGATGTATTCGGGGTCACTGTGGATATGAATGATAGGTGGGATATAGAACACGTCAAGGACGTAACTGCCGGGAGGGTGTGA